In Mesorhizobium sp. 113-3-3, a genomic segment contains:
- a CDS encoding YceI family protein, which translates to MHARILGFAAFAACLAVPAAAAVALSDAAGSYTISPAASSIRFTIGKAGGGGFDGAFARFKGTIRIDNGDVGRSKVDLTIYPESVGTGQSRIDAFLRSDAVFDAANSPEIQFRSTSVTRTGDTSALVTGRLTARGKTFAEKFTAELDGLKGGTIKFHVTGKVLRSRYGMDVGTPLYSNVVDFDMSLTGKRG; encoded by the coding sequence ATGCATGCGCGCATCCTTGGATTCGCGGCTTTTGCCGCATGCCTTGCCGTGCCCGCAGCCGCGGCGGTGGCGTTGAGCGACGCCGCCGGCAGCTACACGATCAGCCCGGCGGCCTCCAGCATCCGTTTCACCATAGGCAAGGCCGGCGGCGGCGGCTTTGACGGCGCCTTCGCCCGCTTCAAGGGCACGATCCGCATCGACAATGGCGATGTCGGCCGCTCGAAGGTCGACCTCACCATCTATCCGGAGAGCGTCGGCACCGGCCAGAGCCGCATCGATGCGTTCCTGCGCTCCGACGCGGTTTTCGATGCGGCCAACAGCCCGGAGATCCAGTTCCGCTCGACCAGCGTGACCCGCACCGGCGACACATCGGCCCTCGTCACCGGCAGGTTGACGGCGCGCGGCAAGACGTTTGCGGAAAAATTCACCGCCGAACTCGATGGGTTGAAGGGCGGAACGATCAAGTTCCATGTCACCGGCAAGGTGCTGCGCTCACGCTACGGCATGGATGTCGGCACACCCCTCTACTCCAACGTCGTCGACTTCGACATGTCGCTGACGGGGAAGCGGGGCTGA
- a CDS encoding nucleotidyltransferase family protein, protein MDHLRYSGLPCEAQRAAFLDIVSGDPLVGDALARARTLALPDWLVVSGALYNSVWNHLTGKRPGYGIKDVDLFYFDDSDLSYEAEDAVIRRAARHFEGLTLPVEVRNQARVHLWYPQKFGQPCPRYASSSEPIGYFASKTHAVGVRYDGNGALELVAPFGLDDIFSFRITPNRVTDNQRTHEAKGKRAKACWPEIEVVPW, encoded by the coding sequence ATGGACCATCTGCGCTATTCCGGGCTGCCATGCGAAGCACAGCGCGCGGCATTCCTCGACATCGTGTCGGGCGACCCGCTGGTCGGCGACGCGCTGGCGCGAGCCCGCACGCTGGCGCTGCCGGACTGGCTGGTCGTCTCCGGCGCGCTTTACAACAGCGTCTGGAACCATTTGACCGGCAAGCGGCCGGGTTACGGCATCAAGGACGTTGATCTCTTCTATTTCGATGACAGTGACCTGTCCTATGAGGCCGAGGACGCCGTCATCCGCAGGGCAGCGCGGCATTTCGAGGGGCTGACCCTGCCGGTCGAGGTGCGCAACCAGGCGCGTGTGCATCTGTGGTATCCGCAGAAATTCGGGCAGCCCTGCCCGCGCTATGCGAGTTCCAGCGAACCCATCGGCTATTTTGCCTCGAAGACGCATGCGGTCGGGGTTCGCTACGATGGCAACGGCGCGCTCGAATTGGTGGCGCCGTTCGGGCTCGATGATATCTTTTCGTTCCGCATCACGCCGAACCGGGTGACGGACAACCAGCGGACGCATGAGGCGAAGGGCAAGCGGGCAAAGGCGTGCTGGCCGGAGATTGAGGTGGTGCCGTGGTAG
- a CDS encoding aldo/keto reductase has translation MQTRKLGTELNVYPVGLGCMGMSFAYGGQPEAEAISTLHRAVEIGVNFFDTAEVYGPYDNEILLGKALKSVRNKVTIATKFGFKILEEGTGLDRMAGVDSRPEHVKAVAEASLKRLGTDVIDLYYQHRVDPSVPIEDTVGAMAELVREGKVRALGLSEASAATIRRAHAVHPIAAVQSEYSLWSRDPEEQVLAVCRELGIGFVPYSPLGRGLLTGAIARPETLDDGDWRRTLPRFQAEAMEANAKVIATLERLATEKGVTPAQLALAWVLHQGDFIVPIPGARKIRHLEQNTAAASIELSAAEVAAIGDALSPDKVMGKRYTEELLALVNG, from the coding sequence ATGCAAACCCGCAAGCTAGGAACTGAACTGAACGTCTATCCCGTCGGCCTCGGCTGCATGGGCATGAGCTTCGCCTATGGCGGCCAGCCGGAGGCAGAGGCGATCTCCACGCTGCACCGCGCCGTCGAGATTGGCGTCAACTTCTTCGACACGGCGGAAGTCTATGGCCCCTACGACAACGAGATCCTGCTCGGCAAGGCGCTGAAGTCGGTGCGAAACAAAGTGACGATCGCCACCAAATTCGGCTTCAAGATTCTGGAGGAAGGCACCGGCCTCGACCGCATGGCCGGCGTCGACAGCCGCCCCGAGCACGTCAAGGCGGTGGCCGAAGCCTCGCTGAAGCGGCTGGGCACCGATGTCATCGACCTCTATTACCAGCACCGTGTCGACCCCAGCGTGCCGATCGAGGACACGGTCGGCGCCATGGCCGAGTTGGTGCGCGAGGGCAAGGTGCGCGCATTGGGTCTGTCGGAAGCCAGTGCCGCGACCATCCGCCGGGCGCATGCCGTGCATCCCATCGCTGCCGTGCAGAGCGAATATTCGCTGTGGAGCCGTGATCCGGAAGAGCAGGTGCTTGCCGTCTGCCGCGAACTCGGCATCGGCTTCGTGCCCTACAGCCCGCTCGGCCGTGGCCTTTTGACGGGGGCGATTGCCAGGCCCGAAACGCTTGACGATGGCGACTGGCGCCGCACCTTGCCGCGCTTCCAGGCCGAGGCCATGGAAGCCAATGCCAAGGTTATCGCCACGCTGGAAAGACTGGCGACGGAAAAGGGCGTGACCCCGGCGCAGCTGGCGCTGGCCTGGGTACTGCATCAGGGCGATTTCATCGTGCCGATCCCCGGCGCGCGCAAAATCCGCCATCTGGAGCAGAACACGGCGGCGGCGAGTATCGAGCTGAGTGCGGCCGAGGTCGCGGCGATTGGTGATGCGCTGTCGCCGGATAAGGTGATGGGCAAGCGCTATACGGAGGAGTTGCTGGCGCTGGTGAATGGCTAG
- a CDS encoding cytochrome b: MQSSITNTPTRYGWATILLHWLIGIIFIGQFALGFIMVRLTSQRSAFELIQLHKSLGFLLLGLIILRIAWRLGNATPPLPTSVGTLERRTAPLAHLALYAFQVALPLSGWALVSVSTLEIPTMPFNLFVMPNLPLTESDAAESFWAAAHWYLAYAGIALVALHVAAALRHHLLLRDSVLTRMITPSSGRE; the protein is encoded by the coding sequence ATGCAGAGCTCAATCACCAACACGCCAACCCGCTACGGCTGGGCAACCATCCTCCTGCATTGGCTGATCGGCATCATCTTCATCGGCCAGTTCGCCCTTGGCTTCATCATGGTTCGGCTGACCAGTCAGCGCTCCGCCTTCGAGCTGATCCAGTTGCATAAATCGCTAGGTTTTCTGCTGCTTGGCCTCATCATCCTGCGCATCGCCTGGCGGCTTGGCAACGCGACCCCGCCTTTGCCCACTTCGGTCGGCACGCTGGAGCGGCGAACGGCGCCGCTCGCGCATCTGGCGCTTTATGCCTTCCAGGTCGCCCTGCCCTTGTCCGGCTGGGCACTGGTTTCGGTGTCGACGCTGGAAATCCCGACCATGCCGTTCAACCTGTTCGTGATGCCCAATTTGCCGCTCACCGAATCCGATGCCGCCGAAAGCTTCTGGGCGGCCGCGCACTGGTATCTCGCCTATGCCGGCATCGCGCTCGTCGCACTGCATGTTGCCGCCGCGCTCCGCCACCATCTCCTGCTGCGCGACAGCGTGCTCACGCGCATGATCACACCTTCGTCAGGTAGGGAATAG
- the pheT gene encoding phenylalanine--tRNA ligase subunit beta: MKFTLSWLKDHLETDASLNEIVDRLTSIGLEVEHVDDKSDLKPFVIAKVLTAVQHPDADRLRVLTVDTGDGKPPVQVVCGAPNARAGLIGAFAAPGTYVPGIDVTLTVGKIRGVESHGMMCSERELELSDEHNGIIDLPADAPVGTSFATYAHLDDPVIEINLTPNRPDATSVYGIARDLAASGLGTLKSAAVEKIPGKGETPVKVVIEAPELCPGFALRLVRGVKNGPSPKWLQQRLIAIGLRPISALVDITNYVTFDRGRPLHVFDAKKVAGNLVVRRARDGEKVMALDGREYTLTSDMCAIADDNGVESIAGVMGGEHSGCDENTSDVLIESALWDPITTARTGRTLGIITDARYRFERGVDPEFMVPGVELATKLVLDLCGGEPAETEVVGYAGHKPKIVAFPVSEVKRLTGIEVAKAESLDILSRLGFKPQGSGDIVDVAVPSWRPDVDGKADLVEEVMRIHGVDNIAPQPLGAHDAVNSKILTTLQVRTRTAKRALAVRGMMEAVTWSFIPAKHAELFGGGQTALKLANPIAADMSDMRPSLLPGLIAAAQRNADRGIGDVALFEVSGTYEGDGADQQRRVAAGVRRGTAKLDGSGRSWAGNSGPVGVFDAKADAIAALEACGAPVDRLQIEAGGPAWYHPGRSGTIKLGPKTVLGTFGEFHPKTMEGLDVSGPLCGFEVFVDAVPEPKAKPTKTKPKLELSAFQAVKRDFAFVVDKAVEAGTLVRAALAADKKLITAVSVFDIFEGAALGADKKSIAIEVSIQPVEKTLTDEDFEALAKRVVENVGKQTGGVLRG, from the coding sequence ATGAAATTCACCCTCTCCTGGCTCAAGGATCATCTCGAGACCGACGCCTCGCTCAACGAGATCGTCGATCGGCTGACGTCGATCGGCCTCGAAGTCGAGCATGTCGACGACAAGTCGGACCTGAAACCCTTCGTCATCGCCAAAGTGCTGACGGCGGTGCAGCACCCAGATGCCGACCGGTTGCGCGTGCTGACCGTCGACACCGGCGACGGCAAGCCGCCCGTCCAGGTCGTCTGCGGCGCGCCGAATGCCCGCGCAGGCCTGATCGGCGCTTTCGCAGCGCCCGGCACCTACGTGCCCGGCATCGACGTGACGCTGACAGTCGGCAAGATCCGTGGCGTCGAGAGCCATGGCATGATGTGTTCCGAGCGCGAGCTGGAACTGTCCGACGAGCACAACGGCATCATCGACCTGCCGGCCGACGCGCCCGTCGGCACCAGCTTCGCCACCTATGCGCATCTCGACGATCCGGTCATCGAGATCAATCTGACGCCGAACCGGCCGGATGCGACCAGCGTCTACGGCATTGCCAGGGATCTGGCGGCAAGCGGGCTCGGCACGCTGAAAAGCGCCGCGGTCGAAAAGATCCCCGGCAAGGGCGAGACACCGGTCAAGGTGGTGATCGAAGCGCCGGAGCTTTGCCCAGGCTTCGCCTTGCGGCTGGTGCGCGGCGTCAAGAACGGCCCGTCGCCGAAATGGCTGCAGCAGAGGCTGATCGCCATTGGTCTGAGGCCAATCAGCGCGCTGGTCGACATCACAAACTACGTCACCTTCGATCGCGGCCGGCCGTTGCATGTGTTCGATGCGAAGAAGGTCGCCGGCAACCTCGTCGTGCGCCGCGCGCGCGACGGCGAGAAAGTGATGGCGCTCGATGGCCGCGAATACACGCTGACATCAGACATGTGCGCCATTGCTGATGACAATGGCGTCGAATCGATCGCCGGCGTGATGGGCGGCGAGCATTCCGGCTGCGACGAGAACACTTCAGACGTGCTGATCGAATCGGCGCTTTGGGATCCGATCACCACCGCCCGCACCGGCCGCACGCTCGGCATCATCACCGATGCGCGTTATCGCTTCGAGCGCGGCGTCGACCCTGAATTCATGGTTCCCGGCGTCGAACTGGCAACGAAATTGGTGCTCGATCTCTGCGGCGGTGAGCCGGCCGAGACCGAAGTCGTCGGCTATGCCGGCCACAAGCCAAAGATCGTTGCCTTCCCGGTGTCGGAGGTGAAGCGGCTGACCGGCATCGAGGTGGCTAAGGCGGAAAGCCTCGACATCCTGTCTCGCCTCGGCTTCAAGCCGCAGGGCTCGGGCGATATCGTGGACGTCGCGGTGCCGTCCTGGCGTCCCGATGTCGACGGCAAGGCGGACCTGGTCGAAGAGGTGATGCGCATTCACGGCGTCGACAACATCGCGCCGCAGCCGCTCGGCGCGCATGACGCGGTCAATTCGAAGATCCTGACCACGCTGCAGGTCCGCACCCGCACGGCCAAGCGGGCGCTTGCCGTGCGCGGCATGATGGAGGCCGTCACCTGGTCGTTCATCCCGGCCAAGCACGCCGAACTGTTCGGCGGCGGCCAGACGGCGCTGAAGCTCGCCAACCCGATCGCCGCCGACATGTCCGACATGCGGCCGTCGCTGCTGCCGGGGCTGATCGCCGCCGCGCAGCGCAACGCCGACAGGGGCATTGGCGACGTGGCGCTGTTCGAGGTGTCCGGCACCTATGAGGGCGACGGCGCCGACCAGCAGCGGCGCGTGGCCGCCGGCGTGCGCCGCGGCACGGCCAAGCTCGACGGCTCCGGCCGTAGCTGGGCCGGCAATTCCGGTCCTGTGGGCGTGTTCGACGCCAAGGCCGATGCGATCGCGGCGCTGGAAGCCTGCGGCGCGCCGGTCGACCGGCTGCAGATCGAGGCGGGCGGTCCGGCCTGGTACCACCCCGGCCGTTCCGGCACGATCAAGCTCGGGCCGAAGACCGTGCTCGGCACGTTCGGCGAATTCCATCCCAAGACGATGGAAGGCCTCGATGTTTCCGGCCCGCTGTGCGGCTTCGAAGTGTTCGTCGATGCCGTGCCCGAGCCGAAGGCCAAGCCTACTAAGACCAAGCCGAAGCTGGAGCTCTCCGCCTTCCAGGCGGTGAAGCGCGACTTCGCCTTCGTCGTCGACAAAGCGGTCGAGGCCGGCACGCTGGTGCGCGCAGCATTGGCCGCCGACAAGAAGCTGATCACAGCCGTCTCGGTCTTCGACATCTTCGAGGGCGCAGCGCTCGGCGCCGACAAAAAGTCGATCGCCATCGAAGTGTCGATCCAGCCGGTCGAGAAGACGCTGACCGACGAGGATTTCGAGGCGCTGGCCAAGCGTGTCGTCGAGAATGTCGGCAAGCAGACGGGCGGCGTGCTGCGCGGCTGA
- a CDS encoding GFA family protein, giving the protein MTAPHIGGCRCGAVRFEASAEPHHVSYCHCGDCRRASGAPVSAFVGFLAGKVAFTGKALKMYENGPVTRSFCGVCGSPIAYVDERLEDDIYFMLGAMDAPADFKPTLHAYVSEQLPFLHMSDDLPRHLKSSVKRPDGTVP; this is encoded by the coding sequence ATGACAGCGCCCCACATTGGCGGTTGCCGCTGCGGCGCCGTGCGGTTCGAGGCCTCGGCCGAGCCGCATCACGTCAGTTATTGCCATTGCGGCGATTGCCGGCGGGCGAGCGGCGCGCCGGTATCGGCCTTTGTCGGCTTCCTGGCCGGCAAGGTGGCATTCACCGGCAAGGCGCTGAAGATGTATGAGAACGGCCCGGTAACGCGCTCGTTTTGCGGCGTCTGCGGCTCGCCCATCGCCTATGTCGACGAGCGGCTGGAAGACGACATCTACTTCATGCTCGGCGCCATGGACGCGCCGGCCGATTTCAAGCCGACGCTGCATGCCTACGTCAGTGAGCAGCTTCCCTTCCTGCATATGTCCGACGACTTGCCTAGACATCTGAAATCAAGCGTCAAAAGACCAGACGGAACAGTCCCATGA
- a CDS encoding Gfo/Idh/MocA family protein — protein MFRWGVLSTAKIGREQLLPAIVEAENGVLSAIASRDLSKAKALAERFGARHAFGSYEELLASKDIDGVYIPLPTSQHVEWAAKAIEAGKHVLVEKPLALDAKDILPLIKLRDAKKVLVCEAFMVIYHPQWIKVRDLIASGAIGRLRHVQGAFSYYNVDPNNMRNQLDLGGGALPDIGVYPTVSTRFSTGKEPSRVQATIERDKKFGTDIYSSIRADFGDFELSFYLSTQMAARQVMVFHGEKGFIEVFSPFNAGLYDHHRVELHNQNHTEAQVFRFPGTQQYRLEVETFARAAQGGKERVFTLEESVLNQKVIDAVFRAGGKDGWEAV, from the coding sequence ATGTTCCGATGGGGTGTGTTGTCGACGGCCAAGATCGGCCGCGAGCAGTTGTTGCCGGCAATCGTCGAGGCGGAGAACGGCGTGCTGTCGGCGATCGCCAGCCGCGACCTGTCGAAGGCCAAGGCCCTGGCCGAGCGCTTCGGCGCGCGCCATGCGTTCGGCTCCTATGAGGAATTGCTGGCCTCCAAGGACATCGACGGCGTCTACATTCCGCTGCCGACTTCGCAGCATGTCGAATGGGCTGCGAAGGCGATCGAGGCGGGAAAACATGTGCTGGTCGAGAAGCCTCTGGCGCTCGACGCCAAGGACATTCTCCCCCTGATCAAGCTGCGCGACGCCAAGAAGGTGCTGGTCTGCGAAGCCTTCATGGTCATCTACCACCCGCAATGGATCAAGGTGCGCGATCTCATCGCCAGCGGCGCCATCGGCCGGCTGCGCCATGTGCAGGGCGCGTTCTCCTACTACAATGTCGACCCCAACAATATGCGCAACCAGCTCGATCTCGGCGGTGGCGCATTGCCTGACATCGGCGTCTATCCGACCGTGTCGACGCGGTTTTCGACCGGCAAGGAGCCCAGCCGCGTCCAGGCGACGATCGAGCGTGACAAAAAATTCGGCACCGACATCTACTCCTCGATCCGCGCCGATTTCGGCGATTTCGAACTGTCCTTCTATTTGTCGACGCAGATGGCGGCGCGCCAGGTGATGGTGTTCCACGGCGAGAAGGGTTTCATCGAGGTCTTTTCGCCGTTCAATGCCGGGCTCTACGACCATCACCGCGTCGAACTGCACAACCAGAACCACACCGAGGCGCAGGTGTTCCGCTTCCCCGGCACGCAACAGTACCGGCTGGAGGTCGAAACCTTCGCGCGCGCCGCGCAGGGGGGCAAGGAGCGTGTCTTCACGCTGGAGGAATCCGTGCTCAACCAGAAGGTCATCGACGCCGTCTTCCGCGCCGGCGGCAAGGACGGCTGGGAGGCCGTCTAA
- a CDS encoding ASCH domain-containing protein, producing MSVAADPYADAVTFRFGDSPELADELLALVLSGRKTATCGALRDYGGAEPMPEVGRRDVVLDGSGRRAAVIETVEAIVRRFDEVDADFARDEGEGDLSFEYWREAHRAYFERNGGFSPEMKLVCERFRLVEVFSREDAKV from the coding sequence GTGAGCGTCGCTGCCGATCCCTATGCGGACGCGGTGACCTTCCGCTTTGGCGACAGTCCGGAACTCGCCGACGAGTTGCTGGCGCTGGTGCTGTCGGGGCGCAAGACCGCGACCTGCGGTGCCCTGCGCGATTATGGCGGCGCCGAGCCGATGCCGGAGGTAGGTCGTCGCGATGTCGTGCTCGATGGCAGCGGCCGCCGCGCCGCGGTGATCGAGACGGTCGAGGCGATTGTGCGGCGCTTTGACGAGGTCGACGCCGACTTTGCCCGAGACGAGGGCGAAGGCGATTTGAGCTTTGAATACTGGCGCGAGGCCCATCGCGCCTATTTCGAGCGCAATGGCGGCTTTTCGCCTGAGATGAAACTGGTTTGCGAACGCTTCCGTCTGGTCGAAGTGTTCAGTCGAGAAGACGCGAAAGTATGA
- a CDS encoding LysR family transcriptional regulator, which produces MNRAHLSQLAVLATVAQCGSFRGAARELAIAPSAVSHAVSSLEARLGVRLLARSTRSVAPTEEGAQLLERLRPALSEIDLALEAAVESRERPAGNLRLSVPRTAAHLVLTPRLGAFARAYPDIVLEIVIEDRFTDVVEGGFDAGVRLGESLQRDMIAVRIGPDLRGAVVGAPSYFEAMPRPHHPRDLADHRCIRFRFSSGILYRWEFEKDGEEIEISAQGPLILDEDHLIAQAVVDGAGLAFVFEPYVRAPLADGRLIRVLEDWCPVFEGFFVYYPSRRQMRPALRAFVDFFKVSG; this is translated from the coding sequence ATGAACCGAGCACATCTTTCCCAGCTTGCCGTGCTGGCAACCGTTGCCCAATGCGGCAGTTTCCGCGGAGCTGCCAGGGAATTGGCAATCGCGCCATCGGCGGTCAGTCATGCAGTGTCCAGTCTGGAGGCGCGGCTCGGCGTACGGCTCTTGGCGCGCAGCACCCGCAGCGTCGCGCCGACGGAAGAAGGCGCGCAACTCTTGGAGCGGCTGCGGCCCGCCCTTTCCGAGATCGACCTGGCGCTGGAGGCGGCGGTCGAGTCGCGTGAGCGACCGGCCGGGAATCTCAGGCTCAGCGTGCCGCGCACGGCGGCGCATCTGGTGCTGACGCCGCGTCTCGGTGCCTTTGCCAGGGCCTATCCCGACATCGTGCTGGAGATCGTCATCGAGGACCGCTTCACCGATGTCGTCGAGGGCGGTTTCGATGCCGGCGTGCGGCTCGGCGAGAGCCTGCAGCGCGACATGATCGCGGTGCGCATCGGGCCGGACCTTCGCGGCGCGGTTGTCGGCGCGCCATCCTATTTCGAGGCCATGCCGAGGCCGCATCACCCGCGCGACCTTGCCGATCATCGCTGCATCCGCTTCCGCTTCTCCAGCGGCATCCTCTACCGCTGGGAATTCGAAAAGGATGGTGAGGAGATAGAGATATCAGCGCAAGGGCCGCTGATCCTCGACGAGGACCATCTGATCGCGCAAGCGGTGGTCGATGGCGCCGGACTTGCCTTCGTCTTCGAGCCCTATGTGCGGGCCCCGCTCGCCGACGGCAGACTGATCCGCGTGCTGGAGGATTGGTGCCCGGTTTTCGAAGGATTCTTCGTCTATTATCCCAGCCGCAGGCAAATGCGGCCGGCGCTGCGGGCGTTTGTGGATTTCTTCAAGGTGAGTGGGTAG
- a CDS encoding FAD-binding dehydrogenase — translation MADDADVIIVGAGLAGLVAAVELAEGGKKIIIVEQEPEQSLGGQAFWSFGGLFLVDSLEQRRMRIRDSHDLALEDWMGTAAFDRPEDFWPRKWAEAYVGFAAGEKRSWLLQRGLKFFPVVGWAERGGGNAIGHGNSVPRFHITWGTGPGVLEPFVQRVREAQKRGLVSFKFRHRVNHLTRTGAVVTGVRGDILRPSTVERGHKSSREISGDFELHAQAVIVASGGIGANHQLVRENWPKRLGAAPKRMITGVPDHVDGRMLAITEQAGGSIINRDRMWHYVEGIRNWAPIWTEHAIRILPGPSSLWLDARGKRLPVPLYPGFDTLGTLSHIMSTGFDYSWFILTRKIIQKEVALSGSEQNADLTGKSWRQVLGRATSGIPGPVKAFMEKGEDFIVEADLSKLVARMNALAGGEPLLDVAEVEREIRARDRQLDNPFSKDMQITALRGARAYLGDKLIRTARPHKMLDPANGPLIAVRLNILTRKTLGGLQTDLDSRVLGADGQPVPGLYAVGEAAGFGGGGVHGYAALEGTFLGGCIFSGRGAGRAAAASVA, via the coding sequence ATGGCTGACGACGCGGACGTGATCATTGTCGGCGCCGGCCTTGCCGGGCTGGTTGCCGCCGTCGAACTGGCTGAGGGCGGCAAGAAGATCATCATCGTCGAGCAGGAGCCGGAACAGTCGCTGGGCGGCCAGGCGTTCTGGTCGTTCGGCGGGCTTTTCCTCGTCGATTCGCTCGAGCAGCGGCGCATGCGCATCCGTGATTCGCACGATCTGGCGCTTGAGGACTGGATGGGCACCGCCGCCTTCGACCGGCCGGAGGATTTCTGGCCGCGCAAATGGGCGGAGGCCTATGTCGGTTTCGCCGCTGGCGAGAAGCGGTCCTGGCTGCTGCAGCGCGGCTTGAAATTCTTTCCCGTCGTAGGCTGGGCCGAGCGCGGTGGCGGCAATGCCATCGGCCACGGCAATTCGGTGCCGCGCTTCCACATCACCTGGGGCACCGGCCCCGGCGTGCTCGAACCATTCGTGCAGCGCGTGCGCGAGGCGCAAAAGCGTGGATTGGTCAGCTTCAAGTTCCGCCATCGGGTCAACCACCTGACACGGACGGGCGCTGTCGTGACCGGTGTGCGCGGCGATATCCTTCGGCCCAGCACCGTCGAGCGCGGCCACAAGAGTTCGCGCGAAATATCGGGCGATTTCGAGCTGCATGCGCAAGCGGTGATCGTCGCCTCGGGCGGCATCGGCGCCAACCATCAGTTGGTGCGGGAAAACTGGCCGAAGCGGCTGGGCGCCGCGCCCAAACGCATGATCACCGGCGTGCCGGACCATGTCGACGGCCGCATGCTCGCCATCACGGAACAGGCCGGTGGTTCGATCATCAACCGCGACCGCATGTGGCACTATGTCGAAGGCATCAGGAACTGGGCGCCGATCTGGACCGAGCATGCGATCCGCATCCTGCCCGGCCCGTCCTCACTCTGGCTCGACGCCAGGGGTAAGCGACTGCCGGTGCCGCTCTATCCCGGTTTCGATACGCTGGGCACGCTCAGCCACATCATGAGCACCGGCTTCGACTATTCCTGGTTCATCCTGACCAGGAAAATCATCCAGAAGGAGGTCGCGCTGTCGGGCTCGGAGCAGAACGCGGACCTGACAGGAAAAAGCTGGCGCCAGGTGCTCGGTCGCGCGACATCGGGCATCCCGGGTCCGGTGAAAGCCTTCATGGAGAAGGGCGAGGATTTCATCGTCGAGGCCGATCTCTCGAAACTGGTTGCCCGCATGAATGCGTTGGCGGGTGGCGAGCCGCTGCTCGATGTCGCCGAGGTCGAGCGCGAAATCCGCGCCCGCGACAGGCAGCTCGACAATCCGTTCTCCAAGGACATGCAGATCACCGCGCTGCGTGGCGCGCGGGCCTATCTCGGCGACAAGCTCATCCGCACGGCTAGGCCGCACAAGATGCTCGACCCCGCAAACGGCCCGCTGATCGCGGTGCGCCTCAACATCCTGACGCGCAAGACGCTGGGCGGCCTGCAGACCGATCTCGACAGCCGCGTGCTGGGCGCGGACGGCCAGCCGGTACCGGGGCTCTATGCCGTGGGCGAAGCCGCCGGCTTCGGCGGCGGCGGCGTGCATGGCTACGCGGCGCTGGAAGGCACGTTCCTTGGTGGCTGCATCTTCTCCGGCCGCGGCGCCGGCCGGGCGGCGGCGGCCTCGGTGGCGTGA
- the pheS gene encoding phenylalanine--tRNA ligase subunit alpha yields MNDATTGLDTLENSLLADIASAADEPAIEAVRIAAFGKKGTVSEMLKTLGGMTAEERQLKGPVINGLKNRVTEALTARKAELKDVAIAARLAAEKVDVTLPVRQSPAERGRIHPISQVIDEIAAIFGDLGFAIAEGPDIETDYYNFTALNFPEGHPAREMHDTFFFQPDEKGERKLLRTHTSPVQIRTMEKQKPPIRIVIPGKTYRQDSDATHSPMFHQVEGLVIDKTANVANMKWVLEEFCKAFFEVPSVKMRFRPSFFPFTEPSLEVDIQCDRSRPGEVRFGEGSDWMEILGCGMVHPNVLRAGGLDPDEYQGFAWGMGIDRIAMLKYGMPDLRAFFDADVRWLSHYGFRPLDMPTLFGGLSA; encoded by the coding sequence GTGAACGACGCAACCACCGGCCTGGATACGCTCGAAAATTCCCTGCTGGCCGACATCGCATCGGCCGCCGACGAGCCGGCCATCGAGGCCGTGCGCATCGCTGCCTTCGGCAAGAAGGGCACTGTGTCCGAGATGCTGAAGACGCTTGGCGGCATGACCGCCGAGGAGCGCCAGCTCAAGGGCCCGGTCATCAACGGCCTCAAGAACCGCGTCACCGAGGCGCTGACGGCCCGCAAGGCCGAGTTGAAGGACGTGGCGATCGCAGCACGTCTGGCCGCGGAAAAAGTCGACGTGACGCTGCCGGTGCGGCAGTCGCCGGCCGAGCGCGGCCGCATCCATCCGATCAGCCAGGTGATCGACGAGATCGCGGCGATCTTCGGCGATCTCGGCTTCGCCATCGCCGAAGGTCCCGATATCGAGACCGACTATTACAATTTCACCGCGCTGAATTTCCCCGAGGGCCATCCGGCGCGCGAGATGCACGACACGTTCTTCTTCCAGCCGGACGAGAAGGGCGAGCGCAAGCTGTTGCGCACGCATACCTCGCCCGTGCAGATCCGCACCATGGAGAAGCAGAAGCCGCCGATCCGCATCGTCATTCCGGGCAAGACCTACCGCCAGGATTCGGACGCCACCCACTCGCCGATGTTCCATCAGGTCGAGGGTCTGGTGATCGACAAGACGGCCAACGTCGCCAACATGAAGTGGGTGCTGGAAGAATTCTGCAAGGCGTTCTTCGAAGTGCCGTCGGTCAAGATGCGGTTCCGCCCGTCCTTCTTCCCGTTCACCGAGCCAAGCCTCGAGGTCGACATCCAGTGCGACCGCTCGCGGCCCGGCGAAGTGCGCTTCGGCGAAGGCTCCGACTGGATGGAGATCCTCGGCTGCGGCATGGTGCATCCCAACGTGCTGCGCGCCGGCGGGCTCGATCCCGACGAGTATCAGGGCTTTGCCTGGGGCATGGGCATCGACCGCATCGCCATGCTGAAATACGGCATGCCGGACCTGCGCGCCTTCTTCGACGCCGATGTGCGGTGGCTGTCGCATTACGGTTTCCGGCCGCTCGACATGCCGACGCTGTTCGGAGGTTTGAGCGCGTGA